CTCAGCCGCGTCGACTACCTGACGTACGTGCAGCCGCATTCGGCGGCGGTGTTGTCGGCGTTGGGTGAGCTCGACGTCCCGCGCATCCACTTCGGCGTCGGCACCGGAGAGCTGCTCCCGGCGATGGGCGAGGCCGGCGCGGACGTCGTCGGCGTCGACTTCCGCATTCCGTTGGACGAGGCTGCACGACGGGTCGGCCCGACCTACGCCCTGCAGGGCAACCTCGACCCGGCACTGCTGTTCGCTCCCTGGGAACCGTTGCGCGACAAGGTGATCGAGATCCTCGACGCCGGCTTGGGCGCACGTGGCCACATCTTCAACCTCGGCCACGGCGTGCTCCCGACGACGGACCCCGACATGCTCACCCGGGTGGTCGAGTTGGTGCACGAGCACTCCGCACGCTGAGTCAACGCAGCGGCGGGTGAGCCTCGCTCGTCAGGCGCGCCGGCTGGTGAGTTGGACGTGGTCGTCGTCGACGACGTCGTAGGTGATGGTGGTGTCGACCACCTTGAAGCTGCTGCCCTGGGTGCAGATGTTGTCAATCAGACCGAGGTTGGCGGTGGCGCAGGCCGCACAGGACGGTCGCCGCCGAACTCGTGAACGCGTCCACCGAGGCGGCGGGGCGCATCGAACGGCAGTTGCTGAGCGCTCGCGGCTTCGACACATGGGGTTCGCAGCGGCTCAAGGGCACGACGAAGGCGGTGCTGCTGAAGTTCGAGCCCGGCGCTCTCAAGCAGGCGCGTCGGCATACCGTTCGCAATGAGTCCGGAGTGTTCGTCGACGCGAAGACCAGAGGCGTCTGGGACTACGAGATGACCGACGAGGGCGTCTACACCTGGACCAGCCGCACCGGGCAGACCTACGTTACGTATCCACCGGGCGATTGACGGCAGGCTTGGTCCGCCGACGACCCGCCGGTGATCCTCATTCGCCGCGCTCGGCCAACTCGGTCTCGGTCGGTGTGTGTCGCTCGGGCAGGTCGACGATGCAGGCCGGCAGGAACAACTGCACGAGCGGGCCGATCAGCAGCGCGTAGGCGAGCGTGCCCACGCCGACGATGCCGCCGAGCAGCCAGCCGATGCCGAGCACGCTGAGCTCGATGCCGGTGCGCACCACCCGCAGGCTGATGCCGGTGCGACGGTGCAGACCGGTCATCAGTCCGTCGCGCGGCCCGGGGCCGAGTTGGCTGCCGATGTAGAGCGCGCCGCCGAGAGCGTTGATCACCAGGGCCGCCGCGAACAGCGGCACCTGCACGGCGAGGCCGTGCGCGGTGGGCAGCAGCCGCAGCGAGATATCCGTGGCAACACCGATCCAGAGGGCGTTGGCGACGGTGCCGAGGCCGGGCCACTGACGAAGTGGCGCCCAGAGCAGCAGCACCGGAATGCTCACCACGATCACCGCGACACCGAGCGACCAGTCGGTGTGCAACGAGACGCCGTAGTGGAAGACGTCCCACGGGTCGAGGCCCACGCCGGCGCGCACCATCATGGCCATCGCGAGGCCGTACATCGACAGGCCCACGAAGAGCTGGGCCAGGCGGCCGGTCAGCCGTCCGGCACGCAGTTGCGCCAAGGGGGAGAGGTTCGCCAACTGGCGGGGTGCGGGTCGGGCCGCAGCAGCGGTCGTGCTCATGTCGACAAGCATGACCGAAAGTGGCCTTGTTCTACATAGCCACTTGTGTGACAGTGGCTTCGTGAGCATGCGCATCTCGGCGAGCCGGCTCGGCTCCATTCTCGGCGATGATCGCAGCGACGGCCCGGCGTACCTGTGGATCGCCGACGGCATCCGCGCCGCCGTCGCCGACGGACGTGTCATGCACGGCACCCGACTGCCCGGCGAGCGCGACCTCGCACCGGCGCTCCAAGTCTCGCGCACCACGATCACCAAGGCCTACGCCGTGCTCGCCGAACGCGGATACACCCGCGCTCGCCAGGGTTCCGGCACGACCATCGTGCTGCCCGGTGGCCGGCCCGACGAGGGTGACGCCGAACCGCTCGACGACCGTCCGGCCGACCCGCGGTTGCTCAATCTGGTGCAGGCCGCGCCCCCGGCCACCCCGGGTCTGCAGGCGGCCTTCGAGAAGGGTCTGGAGCAACTGCTGCGCTTCACCGCCGGCCGCGGCTACTACTCGCTCGGCATCCCCGACCTGCGCGAGGCGATCGCGCAGCGTTACACCGACCGCGGGGTGCCCACCGGCGCCGACCAGGTCGTCGTGACGACGGGCGCGAGTTCCGCGGTCGGCATCGCCCTGACCGCGCTCACCGACCCGCGCTCGGCGGTGCTGCTCGAGAGCCCCGGATACCCCAACACCGTCCAGGCCATGCGAGGCGTCGGGCGGCGCCCGGTCGGTGTGCCGGTGGCCGACCCGGCGGCCATGGACAACGCCTTGGCGCGGGTGAACGCGTGCCTGGTCGTGCTCGACTTCCAGAACCCGACGGGCCTGCTGGCCGACGAGGAGCGCCGAGCCGAACTTGCTCGCATTTGGAAACGTCGTGGCACAACCGCGATCGTCGACGAGACGCTGGTCGAGACCTGGCTGGACGACGAACCGCAGGTGCGCCCGATGGCGGCGCACCACCCGGGTGTCATCACCATCGGATCGGCCAGCAAGACGCACTGGGGCGGGCTGAGACTCGGCTGGATCCGGGCGCCGCGTCAGCTCGTGGGTGCGCTGTCGGCCGCCCGGCGCAGCTTCGACCTGGGGTCGCCGGTGCTCGAACAACTTGCCCTTGACGAGCTGCTGCGCACCCGGCCCGGCCTGCACCCCGACATGCGCGTGATGCTGCGGGGGAGCCGGGATCGGTTGTGGCAGTTCGGAATCGAGTGCGGCTGGCGGGCCCTTGCGCCGTCCGGCGGACTCAGCATCTGGTGGCGTCTGCCGCGCCCACGCGGCAATGCGCTCGCCGCTGCCGCCGAACGCGAGGGCCTGCTGATGCTGCCCGGTTCGGCTTTCGCGGTCGACGGTCGCGGGCTCGATTCCTTCCTGCGCACGCCGTTCACGCTGCGTCCCGATGAGATCGACAAGGTGCTGCCGGCCCTGCGTACGGCGGCCGAGAACAGCGGGTGCGTCGAGTAGCTACTACCCCGTGTCGGAGTCGTTCGCCGGACGTGGGAGACTGAGTCACGTGGTCGATGTAGCCGTCGTCGGAGGCGGGATCGCGGGCCTGAGTGCTGCGTGGGAGCTTGTCGGCTCCGGAGCCTGCGTCTCAGTGTTCGAGTCCACCGACCGGGTCGGCGGCAAACTCCGCACCGAGAACGTCGCGGGCACGCCCGTCGACGTCGGCGCCGAGTCGATGCTCGGTCGTCGCCCGGAGGTGCAGCAACTCCTCGCCGAACTCGACCTCACGCCCAGCCCGCCCGCCCAGGTCGGTGCGTCGATCTGGAGCCGCGGCGCGCTGCGTGCGATGCCGAAGGGCACGCTGATGGGTGTGCCCTCCGATGCGAGCACGCTCGCCGGCCTCCTCGGCGACGCCGAGGTCGCCCGCGCGGCCGACGAACAGACCGTCCGGCTCGACACCGGTGGCGACATCTCGGTCGGCGATGCCGTCGAGCAGGCCTTCGGACCGGCCGTGGTCGACCGACTCGTCGAGCCGTTGCTCGGTGGCGTCTACGCCGGCGACGCCCGCTATCTGTCGCTGCGGGCGTGTGTTCCTGCCCTGTACGACGCTGTGCAGCACGGCAACTCGCTGGGGGGCACAGCCGCTGCGGCCTCCCGCCAACCCGCCGTCGCCGCAGCCGACCAGCCGCCGGTCTTCGCCGGACTGCGCGGCGGAATCGGCTCGCTCCCGACCCGGCTCAGCGAGGCGCTGCACGCGGCGGGGGCGCAGGTGCGGGTCGGCACGTTGGTCACCGGCATCGACCGCGACGAGCAGGCCGGACGCTGGCGGCTCGTGCTCGGCGACGGCACCACCTTCGACGCCGACGCGATCGTGCTCGCCACCCCCGCACCCTCGTCCGCGAAGCTACTGGCGACCCTCGCACCCGGGGCGTGCGACGAACTGCGCGCCATCGAGTACGCGTCGATGGCCGTGGTCACGTACGCCTTCCCCGCGTCGGCGCGCGAGTTGCTGGGGGAGCAGTCGGGCTTCCTCGTGCCGCCGGTCGACGGGCGCCGCATCAAGGCCTCGACGTTCAGCTCGGTGAAGTGGCCCTGGCTGGCGCAGGAAAGCCCCGACCTGGTCTTCGTTCGGGTCTCCGCGGGCCGTTTCCGCGAGACCGAGGCACTGCGTCGCCCCGACGCGCTGCTCGCCGCCGACGGCCTCGCCGAACTGCGGACGGCGCTCGGTCCCTTGCCGACTCCGGTGGCCGCTCACGTGCGGCGCTGGGGCGGCGGCCTGCCGCAGTACGCCACCGGGCACATCGACCTCGTCGCCCGCTTGCGACGCGAACTCTCAAGTCTTCCAGCGGTTTCCGTGGCCGGCGCAGCCTACGACGGTGTGGGCATCCCGGCCTGCATCGGTTCGGGTCGCACCGCTGCCCGTACCGTGCTGGATCAGTTGAACCCATCCGAACCCACCGAAGGACGCTCATGACCGACCAGCAACACGACGTGCACCGCCAGCCCACCGAGGCCGAGGCGGAAGCGATCAACGCCAGCATCCGCTACGCGATGTACTCGGTGTTCAAGGCGGAGCGCCCGAAGCCGGAGGGCAAGAAGGCCGTCAAGGAGGCCGAGAAGTTCTTCGCCGGCCTGGAGAAGTCGGGTGTCACCGTCCGCGGCATCTACGACGTGGGCGGCCTGCGCGCCGACGCCGACCTGCTGGTCTGGTGGCACGCCGACACCGTCGAGCAACTCCAGGACGCCTACCGGGGCTTCCTAGCCACCGAGTTCGGTCGCAGTTTCGACGGCGTCTGGTCGAACGTCGGGCTGCACCGTGCCGCGGAGTTCAACCGCGGCCACGTGCCGGCCTTCCTGTCCGGCGAGGCTGCGCGCAAGTACATCTGCGTCTACCCCTTCGTGCGCTCCTACGACTGGTACTTGCTGCCCGAGGACGAGCGGCGCCGCATGCTGCGCGAACACGGTGAGGCCGCCCGCGACTTCGGCGACGTGCGCGCCAACACCATCTCGGCGTTCGCCCTCGGTGACTACGAGTGGCTGCTGGCGTTCGAAGCCGACGAACTGCACCGCATCGTCGACCTCATGCGCGAACTGCGCGCGGTCGACGCGCGTCGCCACGTGCGCGAGGAAGTGCCGTTCTTCACCGGCCCGCAGACCACGATCACCGACTTCGCGCAGCGACTGCGCTGACGACCAGCACCACACCGAACCAACAGCAGAGCCCCGGGATCGTCCGGGGCTCTGCTGTTCGTCGGTGTTGTTCGTGATGCGGTCGTTCAGTCGTTCGGCTGCAGGGTGAGCGACACCGAGTTGATGCAGTAGCGCTGGTCGGTCGGGGTGGCGTAACCCTCGCCCTCGAAGACGTGCCCGAGGTGGGAATCGCAGCTGCCGCAACGCACTTCGGTGCGCACCATGCCGTGCGACCGGTCTTCGATGAGGCGCACGTTGTCGTCGCCCGACGGCGCGTAGAACGACGGCCAACCGCAGTGGCTGTGGAACTTCGTCGTCGAGCGGAACAACTCCGCACCGCACGCCCGGCAGTTGTAGATGCCCTCGGTCTCGGTGTCGGTGTATTCGCCCGTGAACGCGCGCTCGGTGCCGCCCTCGCGCAGCACCGCATACTCCATCGGGCTCAGCTGCTCACGCCACTCCTGCTCCGACTTGGTCACCTTCGTCATCGGTCCACTCTCCTTGTCCGGTCTGCCTCTGCGTCAACGACGCGGGCCGGGCGGATCATTCCGCCCGGCCTGCGCCGATGTGTCGCAACTGCGGGTCAGCGGGTCACCTGCACGGGCAGACGGACGATCTGGGGGTCGTGGTCGGAATCCTGGTCGTGGAACTCGGCATTCGTGTGGACGATGTCGTAGGAGTAGCGTTTGTTGGCCATCGTGCGCACCAGGTTCCGGCTGAGCAGGATGTGGTCGAGCACCTGGTTGTTGCCCTGGAACACATAGGTGTACCGCTCGGGCGCCGGCAGCGTCCGCGGCAGATCGGTCAGTGCGCTCGAACCGGACCCCACCAGGATGTCGGTGGTACGGCTGAACTCGAAGTCGTTGATGTCACCGAGGACGATGACGTTCGCGTCCGGGTCGGCGGCGAGCAGCTTGTCGACGAATCCACGCACCACCTGTGCCTGGCTGTGTCGCTGGGCCTCCGAACCACGCACCGGCTGCTGGAAGCGGCCGAACAGTGGGTCGTCGCCACCTTTGGATGCGAAGTGGTTGGCGATGACGAACACACTGCGGTCGTTGTAGCTGAACTGTCCGACCAGCGGCTTGCGCGAGTTGTTCCACGCGGCGTTACCGACGTCGATGCGTCCCGGAGACTGGGTCAGTGAGGTGCCGCGGCCGGTGCCGACGACGTCCGTCGAGGTGTTCGCGGTTGCACCGGGCTTGTCGACGAACCAGACGCCTCGGTCGGTGCGGAACAGGAAGACCTGGCGGATGTTGCCTCCCGGCTGGCCACCGTCGGTCAGGTTGTTCGGATTGACCCACTTGGCCTCGTACGCCGGTCCGCCGGCCGCCTTGATGGCGGCGATCAGCGTGTCGCTGGTCGCGGTCGAGTCGACCGTGCCGTCGTTGCGAGAGCCGCTGTTGTCCTGGATCTCCTCGAGCGCCAGGATGTCGGGCGACTTGAGGTTGGTGACGATCTGTCCGGCCAGCCGTGAGTACTTCTCCGCAGGGTCGGACGGCGCGAGGTTCTCGACGTTGAACGTCGCGACAGCCATCTCGTTGCCGCGCGGGGACGCGGTGACCTCACGCTGCAGGCCGTTGTCGGTCAGCGTGCCGGGGTCGGTCGCGAGCAGGGTGTAGTTGGCGAACGAGTAGTCCAGGACGCCCGTTGTGGTGCCGCTGAACACGTCGCCGACGTTCGCCGCACCGATCTGACCCTTGACGAGCGAGTCGTTGAGGATCAGCCGCATGGCGTTGGGGTGGGCATAGGAGCTGTACACGACGCCGCCGCGGGGTGAGTTGACCGCGTCGACGTTCTGGCCGGGAACGACCGGGGTTTCGCCGTAGCGCGTGTTCGTCGGTCCCACAGCGCGAGCGTCCTTCAGCGCCAGACGCATTCCTTCCATCGACTCGTTGAAATCGATGGCGTTCTGCGCGGGTTCGAACGGGACGCCGGGCAGTTCGATGTTGCCGGGGTCGCCGGCGAAGATCGTTTGCTGCGGAGCGACGCGGTCGACGCCGAGCACGACCGGCGCGGGCAGCGCAGCGGTGCCCGTGACGGTGACCGTCGGACCGTCGATTTCGGTGGTGGTCAGGTTGGTGGTGCCGCCCGAGCCGCCGGGGCGGTACTCGGCGACGGTACCGACAACAGAAACCTTGTCGCCCGCCTTCACCGTCGGTGCCGTCCGGGTGAAGACGTAGATGCCTTCGCTGGTCGAGTCGTCGCCGTCCGGAGTGAGCGACTGGATCCAGAAGCCGGAACTCTTGACCGCGGTGACGACGCCCTCGACGTCCTTGACCTTCGTGCCGGCCAGGGGGGAGGTGTGTGAACTGCCCTGGATCTGCGCGACCGTTGCGACAGTGCCGTCGTCGGGCGGCGTCGGGCTGCAGTCCTGTTGTCCGGCAGCCGAATTGCGAGGACTCGGGGAGCCCACGGCGAAGTCGACCGAATTGTTGTCGGTGTCGGTGCACGTGGAGGTGCGTGCGACGGACGTCGGGTTGGAGGTGGCGGCAGCCGGGCTGCCCTCTGCGGTCGACGCGCTGCCCCATCCGAGCAGGTCGACGACCTTGCCGGACGGGTCGACGATCGCGACCCGTCCACCCGATGCGCTCATCGGAATGGTGCCGACGACGTCCGGCGTGGGCAGGGGAGTGGCCGACGTGTTCGCTCCGGATGCTTCCTTGACCAGGAAGCTCGTGGCCGGCGCGACCGTGCCGCTCAGCGGGGTGCGCTGGGCGGTGGTGCCGTTCGCCGACCAATACTGGACGCTCCAGCCATTCAAGTCGACCGGGGTACCGCTGAGGTTGTACAACTCGACGAAGTCGCTGTTGTGGACGGCGCCGGAGTTGCCGCCACCGCCGTACACCTCCGAGATGACGACGGACGAGGAGACGGCTTGAGCAGAGGGCGCAAGTGACACCGCGCCTGCGGCGGCGAGGGTGGCGGCAGAGCCTGCCACGGCGAGGCGGAACAACGAACGAGAAGGCATCGGGGCACTCCGGGGGAATTTGACTGGGTCTTGGGACGGGGCAGTTCCGACGCTAGGTCGCCCCGATGTCCTTCCCCTCCGGTTTCGGTGAATGTCCGGCAACGGTTCGGTCATGAGATGGCAAAGTCGCCGGGCCCAACTGTGCGAACCGCGGATCGGAACACCCGGGCTGCCGGCGTGCCAGGCCCCTAGGGTGAGTACATGGCAGCTGCGAAGCCGGTGATGCTCGAGGTCGACGGACCGGCCGGCGTCCGGACGGTGAAGATCTCCAGTCCGGACCGACTGATCTATCCCCAGGACGGGATCACCAAGCTCGATCTGGCGCAGTATCTGGTCGCCGTCGGCGAGGTGTTCATCCACGCCAACGGCAACAGACCCGTCGCGCTGGAACGGTTTCCGGAGGGCATCGAGGGGGAGCAGTTCTTCTCCAAGAACCCTCCCCGCGGAGTGCCCGAGTACATGCGCTCGGTCATGTGTACCTACCCCTCCGGACGCAAGCACCCGCAGTTGGTGCTCGACGAGCCGGCTGCCGCGGTGTGGTGTGCACAGATGAACACCGTCACCTTCCATCCGTGGCCGGTCTGCGCCTATGACAACGACAACCCGGACGAACTGCGCATCGACCTCGACCCGCA
This is a stretch of genomic DNA from Yimella lutea. It encodes these proteins:
- a CDS encoding YczE/YyaS/YitT family protein yields the protein MSTTAAAARPAPRQLANLSPLAQLRAGRLTGRLAQLFVGLSMYGLAMAMMVRAGVGLDPWDVFHYGVSLHTDWSLGVAVIVVSIPVLLLWAPLRQWPGLGTVANALWIGVATDISLRLLPTAHGLAVQVPLFAAALVINALGGALYIGSQLGPGPRDGLMTGLHRRTGISLRVVRTGIELSVLGIGWLLGGIVGVGTLAYALLIGPLVQLFLPACIVDLPERHTPTETELAERGE
- a CDS encoding PLP-dependent aminotransferase family protein, translating into MRISASRLGSILGDDRSDGPAYLWIADGIRAAVADGRVMHGTRLPGERDLAPALQVSRTTITKAYAVLAERGYTRARQGSGTTIVLPGGRPDEGDAEPLDDRPADPRLLNLVQAAPPATPGLQAAFEKGLEQLLRFTAGRGYYSLGIPDLREAIAQRYTDRGVPTGADQVVVTTGASSAVGIALTALTDPRSAVLLESPGYPNTVQAMRGVGRRPVGVPVADPAAMDNALARVNACLVVLDFQNPTGLLADEERRAELARIWKRRGTTAIVDETLVETWLDDEPQVRPMAAHHPGVITIGSASKTHWGGLRLGWIRAPRQLVGALSAARRSFDLGSPVLEQLALDELLRTRPGLHPDMRVMLRGSRDRLWQFGIECGWRALAPSGGLSIWWRLPRPRGNALAAAAEREGLLMLPGSAFAVDGRGLDSFLRTPFTLRPDEIDKVLPALRTAAENSGCVE
- the hemG gene encoding protoporphyrinogen oxidase, with the translated sequence MVDVAVVGGGIAGLSAAWELVGSGACVSVFESTDRVGGKLRTENVAGTPVDVGAESMLGRRPEVQQLLAELDLTPSPPAQVGASIWSRGALRAMPKGTLMGVPSDASTLAGLLGDAEVARAADEQTVRLDTGGDISVGDAVEQAFGPAVVDRLVEPLLGGVYAGDARYLSLRACVPALYDAVQHGNSLGGTAAAASRQPAVAAADQPPVFAGLRGGIGSLPTRLSEALHAAGAQVRVGTLVTGIDRDEQAGRWRLVLGDGTTFDADAIVLATPAPSSAKLLATLAPGACDELRAIEYASMAVVTYAFPASARELLGEQSGFLVPPVDGRRIKASTFSSVKWPWLAQESPDLVFVRVSAGRFRETEALRRPDALLAADGLAELRTALGPLPTPVAAHVRRWGGGLPQYATGHIDLVARLRRELSSLPAVSVAGAAYDGVGIPACIGSGRTAARTVLDQLNPSEPTEGRS
- the hemQ gene encoding hydrogen peroxide-dependent heme synthase yields the protein MTDQQHDVHRQPTEAEAEAINASIRYAMYSVFKAERPKPEGKKAVKEAEKFFAGLEKSGVTVRGIYDVGGLRADADLLVWWHADTVEQLQDAYRGFLATEFGRSFDGVWSNVGLHRAAEFNRGHVPAFLSGEAARKYICVYPFVRSYDWYLLPEDERRRMLREHGEAARDFGDVRANTISAFALGDYEWLLAFEADELHRIVDLMRELRAVDARRHVREEVPFFTGPQTTITDFAQRLR
- the msrB gene encoding peptide-methionine (R)-S-oxide reductase MsrB, yielding MTKVTKSEQEWREQLSPMEYAVLREGGTERAFTGEYTDTETEGIYNCRACGAELFRSTTKFHSHCGWPSFYAPSGDDNVRLIEDRSHGMVRTEVRCGSCDSHLGHVFEGEGYATPTDQRYCINSVSLTLQPND
- a CDS encoding lamin tail domain-containing protein, which translates into the protein MPSRSLFRLAVAGSAATLAAAGAVSLAPSAQAVSSSVVISEVYGGGGNSGAVHNSDFVELYNLSGTPVDLNGWSVQYWSANGTTAQRTPLSGTVAPATSFLVKEASGANTSATPLPTPDVVGTIPMSASGGRVAIVDPSGKVVDLLGWGSASTAEGSPAAATSNPTSVARTSTCTDTDNNSVDFAVGSPSPRNSAAGQQDCSPTPPDDGTVATVAQIQGSSHTSPLAGTKVKDVEGVVTAVKSSGFWIQSLTPDGDDSTSEGIYVFTRTAPTVKAGDKVSVVGTVAEYRPGGSGGTTNLTTTEIDGPTVTVTGTAALPAPVVLGVDRVAPQQTIFAGDPGNIELPGVPFEPAQNAIDFNESMEGMRLALKDARAVGPTNTRYGETPVVPGQNVDAVNSPRGGVVYSSYAHPNAMRLILNDSLVKGQIGAANVGDVFSGTTTGVLDYSFANYTLLATDPGTLTDNGLQREVTASPRGNEMAVATFNVENLAPSDPAEKYSRLAGQIVTNLKSPDILALEEIQDNSGSRNDGTVDSTATSDTLIAAIKAAGGPAYEAKWVNPNNLTDGGQPGGNIRQVFLFRTDRGVWFVDKPGATANTSTDVVGTGRGTSLTQSPGRIDVGNAAWNNSRKPLVGQFSYNDRSVFVIANHFASKGGDDPLFGRFQQPVRGSEAQRHSQAQVVRGFVDKLLAADPDANVIVLGDINDFEFSRTTDILVGSGSSALTDLPRTLPAPERYTYVFQGNNQVLDHILLSRNLVRTMANKRYSYDIVHTNAEFHDQDSDHDPQIVRLPVQVTR